A single genomic interval of Lewinellaceae bacterium harbors:
- a CDS encoding transketolase: MASIETSIAQRAADNIRILSAAMPERANSGHPGGAMGGADYIHILFTEFMNFDPEDPEWPFRDRFFLDPGHMSPMLYSILHLFGHYSTEDLMNFRQWGSSTPGHPELDVSRGVENTSGPLGQGHTFGIGSAIAERFLSARFGDVTEHKTFLYISDGGVQEEISQGAGRTAGFLGLGNVIMFYDSNDIQLSSEVSVVMDEDTAKKYEAWGWHVQTIEGNDAGAIRQALRAAVAETGRPSLIIGKTIMGKGAVTEAGEPFEREVETHGQPLSKAGASFEKSVRNLGGDPENPFQVFPEVAEYYAKVKKEKHEAASRRRSHFADWQKANPELAARLKRFLSRELPRIDFSAIEQKADSATRNASGAVLSYLSGKLENLVVASADLSNSDKTDAFLKKTKPFSRGDFSGAFLQAGVSELTMAALATGMALHGGVVPACATFFVFSDFQKPSLRLAALMEQPVIFIWTHDAFRVGEDGPTHQPVEQEAQIRLLEKLHTHSGRNGFLALRPADADETTVCWQMALENEHGPSGLILSRQNIPSLPAKAGSTRYESAQQARKGAYIVQEAKGGQPDLILVGNGSEVATLLDGAALLREKKKLKVRVVSAPSEGLFRNQPIDYQWDVLPPDVPTMGLTAGLPVTLEGLAGPLGTVVGLDHFGYSAPYTVLDEKLGYTGKNVYEKALEYLEEFED; this comes from the coding sequence ATGGCTTCAATAGAAACTTCAATTGCCCAGCGGGCCGCTGATAATATCCGCATCCTCTCAGCCGCTATGCCCGAACGCGCCAACTCCGGGCACCCCGGCGGCGCAATGGGCGGCGCCGACTACATCCACATCCTCTTCACCGAATTCATGAACTTCGACCCCGAAGACCCGGAGTGGCCTTTCCGGGACCGGTTTTTCCTGGACCCCGGGCACATGTCGCCCATGCTCTATTCCATCCTGCACCTCTTCGGGCATTACAGCACGGAGGACCTGATGAACTTCCGGCAGTGGGGCAGTTCTACCCCCGGCCACCCCGAGCTGGACGTATCCCGGGGCGTGGAGAACACCTCTGGCCCGTTGGGGCAGGGGCACACCTTTGGCATCGGAAGCGCTATTGCCGAACGCTTCCTGTCGGCCCGCTTCGGGGATGTCACCGAACACAAAACCTTCCTCTACATCTCCGACGGGGGCGTACAGGAGGAGATTTCTCAGGGCGCCGGCCGCACCGCCGGCTTTCTTGGGCTGGGCAACGTCATCATGTTTTACGATTCCAACGACATTCAACTGTCGTCCGAGGTATCGGTTGTAATGGATGAAGATACGGCGAAGAAATACGAAGCCTGGGGCTGGCACGTGCAAACCATCGAAGGCAACGATGCAGGCGCCATCCGCCAGGCGCTCCGGGCGGCGGTTGCCGAAACCGGCAGGCCGTCCCTCATCATCGGCAAGACCATTATGGGCAAAGGCGCCGTAACTGAAGCGGGCGAGCCCTTTGAGCGGGAAGTGGAAACCCACGGCCAGCCGTTGAGCAAGGCCGGCGCCTCATTCGAAAAATCGGTCCGCAACCTGGGTGGAGACCCGGAGAACCCCTTCCAGGTCTTTCCGGAAGTGGCGGAGTACTACGCCAAAGTAAAAAAAGAGAAACACGAGGCGGCCAGCCGGCGCCGCAGCCACTTTGCCGATTGGCAAAAGGCCAATCCGGAGCTGGCCGCCAGGCTGAAGCGCTTCCTGAGCCGCGAGCTGCCCAGGATCGACTTCAGCGCCATCGAGCAAAAAGCAGACAGCGCCACCCGCAACGCTTCCGGCGCCGTGCTGTCCTATCTGTCCGGCAAGCTGGAGAACCTGGTCGTCGCCTCGGCAGATTTATCCAACAGCGATAAAACGGATGCCTTCCTGAAAAAGACCAAGCCCTTCAGCCGGGGCGACTTCAGCGGCGCCTTCCTGCAGGCCGGCGTCTCCGAGCTGACCATGGCCGCCCTGGCCACCGGCATGGCACTGCACGGCGGGGTAGTGCCTGCCTGCGCCACCTTCTTCGTGTTTTCCGACTTCCAGAAACCATCCCTCCGCCTGGCGGCGCTGATGGAGCAGCCGGTCATCTTCATCTGGACGCACGACGCCTTCCGGGTAGGCGAAGACGGCCCCACCCACCAGCCCGTAGAGCAGGAAGCGCAAATCCGCCTGCTGGAAAAGCTGCATACCCATTCCGGCCGCAACGGCTTCCTGGCCCTCCGCCCTGCCGATGCGGACGAGACAACGGTATGCTGGCAAATGGCGCTGGAGAACGAACATGGCCCCAGCGGCCTGATCCTTTCCCGGCAAAACATCCCGAGCCTGCCCGCCAAGGCGGGAAGCACCCGCTACGAGAGCGCGCAGCAGGCCCGCAAAGGCGCCTACATTGTACAGGAGGCCAAGGGCGGCCAGCCGGACCTCATCCTGGTGGGCAACGGCTCCGAAGTGGCTACCCTGCTGGACGGCGCTGCGCTGCTGCGCGAAAAGAAGAAACTGAAGGTGCGCGTCGTTTCCGCCCCTTCGGAAGGCCTGTTCCGCAACCAGCCGATAGATTACCAGTGGGACGTCCTGCCGCCCGATGTGCCTACTATGGGCCTGACCGCCGGCCTGCCGGTCACCCTCGAAGGCCTGGCCGGGCCGCTGGGCACCGTGGTGGGGCTGGATCACTTCGGCTACTCGGCGCCCTATACGGTGCTGGATGAGAAGCTGGGGTATACGGGGAAGAATGTGTATGAGAAGGCACTGGAGTATTTGGAGGAGTTTGAGGACTAA
- a CDS encoding LexA family transcriptional regulator, producing MQNTIVFEEFQTVPVVTLSDMTPYMQTAEDSQQAFPIPGEDFNFMRLDLSRAIIRNPASTFFVELTENSLAQAGYASGNIALVDRLASPRDKDVIIAYLEGEFIIRRLKIAGEMYVLESDEDSTEIEPDASFSIWGVVRDVIRF from the coding sequence ATGCAAAACACAATTGTTTTCGAAGAATTCCAGACTGTCCCGGTCGTCACGCTCAGCGATATGACCCCTTACATGCAAACGGCGGAAGACAGCCAGCAGGCCTTTCCCATTCCGGGAGAAGATTTCAACTTTATGCGCCTGGACCTGAGCCGGGCCATCATCCGCAACCCGGCCTCCACTTTCTTCGTCGAACTGACCGAAAACAGCCTGGCACAGGCGGGCTATGCTTCCGGAAACATCGCCCTGGTCGACCGGCTGGCCAGCCCCCGGGATAAAGACGTCATAATTGCTTATCTTGAAGGGGAGTTCATCATCCGCCGGCTGAAGATCGCCGGCGAGATGTATGTTTTGGAATCCGACGAGGATTCCACCGAAATTGAGCCGGATGCTTCTTTTAGTATTTGGGGGGTGGTGAGGGATGTTATACGTTTTTAA
- a CDS encoding four helix bundle protein encodes MAKVERFEDLRIWQEARMLCQEVYDISNREPFARDFALKNQIRASSGSVMDNIAEGFERGGNKEFINFLGIAKGSSGEVRSQLYRAVDQRYVNVETFERMKMRAEKISGGITNFIVYLKGSDFKGLKFKEALVTYNTNH; translated from the coding sequence ATGGCAAAGGTTGAACGGTTTGAGGATCTGAGGATTTGGCAGGAAGCTCGAATGCTATGCCAGGAAGTTTACGATATAAGCAACAGAGAACCTTTTGCCCGGGATTTTGCGCTGAAGAATCAGATACGCGCATCCAGCGGTTCTGTAATGGACAATATTGCTGAAGGCTTTGAACGCGGCGGCAACAAGGAATTTATTAACTTTCTGGGAATCGCAAAAGGATCTTCCGGAGAAGTCCGGTCACAACTATATAGAGCTGTAGATCAGCGATATGTTAATGTAGAAACTTTTGAGAGAATGAAAATGAGGGCAGAAAAGATCAGTGGTGGAATTACAAATTTCATTGTCTATCTAAAGGGTTCTGATTTTAAAGGACTTAAATTTAAGGAGGCTTTAGTCACCTATAACACAAACCATTGA
- a CDS encoding VOC family protein: MNKNVVGWFEVPTSDMERAIKFYEAVFGYKLERHQMGPLDIAWFPSVENGIGSPGTLIYHAEAYKPSMDGTLIYFTAPSGDLSNELARVEPNGGKVLVPRTQISEDYGYMAVVRDTEGNRIALHSRE, encoded by the coding sequence ATGAACAAAAACGTAGTAGGCTGGTTCGAAGTCCCCACCAGCGATATGGAACGGGCTATTAAGTTTTACGAAGCCGTTTTCGGCTACAAACTGGAACGCCACCAAATGGGCCCGCTCGACATCGCCTGGTTCCCTTCCGTAGAAAATGGGATCGGCTCCCCGGGAACATTGATTTACCACGCCGAGGCCTATAAGCCCTCTATGGACGGTACGCTGATCTACTTTACCGCTCCTTCAGGCGACCTGAGCAATGAACTGGCGCGGGTAGAGCCGAACGGAGGAAAAGTCCTCGTTCCCCGGACGCAGATTTCTGAAGATTACGGCTATATGGCGGTTGTGCGGGATACGGAAGGCAACCGGATCGCCCTGCATTCGAGGGAATGA
- a CDS encoding TerC family protein, producing the protein MAIWIGFFVLVFLLLALDLGVFNKTPHAITTREAMGWTALWVSLSLLFSVFVFFAYQNGWVPNADELSGQAAVLKYLTGYLVEQSLSMDNIFVIAMIFAYFKVPRQYQHRVLFWGILGALFFRGIMIGLGVVLIKKFAWLTYAFGAFLLYSAYKMWTAHEGVHPNKNPVIKWVKRFFPVTKSFEGESFFVRRKHILAATPLFVALMVVETTDVMFAFDSIPAIFAITTDPFLVFTSNIFAILGLRSLYFVLASIIDKFKYLQHALVFILAYVGVKMLLVHHVEIPEWFSLAVIALSLCIGVLASLRGQSSLGSLDEKEAPMKDEKEEKEGEAPLPDEPGQGLGKSKIRAGS; encoded by the coding sequence ATGGCGATTTGGATAGGATTTTTTGTTTTGGTTTTTTTACTGCTTGCACTCGACCTGGGCGTATTCAATAAGACCCCGCATGCTATCACCACCCGGGAAGCTATGGGGTGGACGGCGTTGTGGGTCTCTTTATCTTTGTTGTTTAGCGTTTTTGTCTTTTTTGCTTATCAAAATGGGTGGGTGCCAAACGCCGATGAGTTGAGCGGGCAGGCGGCCGTCCTGAAATACCTGACCGGCTACCTGGTGGAGCAATCGTTGAGCATGGACAATATTTTTGTCATCGCTATGATCTTCGCTTACTTTAAAGTGCCCCGGCAGTACCAGCACCGCGTTCTATTCTGGGGCATCCTCGGAGCGCTTTTCTTCCGGGGAATAATGATCGGCCTGGGAGTGGTGCTCATTAAAAAATTTGCCTGGCTCACTTACGCCTTTGGCGCCTTTCTGCTCTATTCCGCCTATAAAATGTGGACGGCCCACGAAGGGGTGCACCCCAATAAAAACCCGGTCATCAAATGGGTAAAGCGCTTTTTCCCGGTGACCAAGAGCTTCGAAGGAGAAAGCTTTTTTGTGCGCAGGAAACACATCCTGGCCGCTACCCCGCTTTTCGTTGCGCTGATGGTAGTGGAGACCACCGATGTAATGTTCGCCTTCGATAGCATACCCGCTATTTTTGCCATCACCACCGACCCCTTTCTGGTCTTTACTTCTAATATTTTCGCCATTCTGGGCCTTCGGTCCTTGTATTTTGTCCTAGCGTCGATCATTGATAAATTCAAATACCTGCAGCACGCTCTGGTTTTCATACTGGCTTATGTCGGGGTGAAAATGTTGCTGGTTCACCACGTTGAGATTCCGGAGTGGTTTTCGCTGGCGGTTATCGCTTTGTCGTTGTGCATTGGCGTGCTGGCATCCTTGCGGGGGCAAAGCAGCCTGGGTTCTCTTGATGAAAAAGAAGCGCCAATGAAAGACGAGAAAGAAGAAAAGGAGGGCGAAGCGCCCCTTCCTGATGAGCCTGGGCAGGGGCTGGGAAAATCGAAGATTCGTGCAGGTTCTTGA
- a CDS encoding DUF423 domain-containing protein: MRKTFLRLGSLMALTAVALGAFGSHGLRGVLSSAELNTFEIGVRYQFYHALALLAVGILLYFRKTPMLPRAGWLFIGGVGLFSGSLYFLSVSDIFDLPTSFLGMLTPIGGIMLMLGWAALIWSTFEERETRHRSGDKDGQKDYLREPSPEPQQK; the protein is encoded by the coding sequence ATGAGAAAAACCTTTCTTCGCCTGGGAAGTTTGATGGCCCTGACGGCCGTTGCCCTGGGCGCTTTCGGTTCCCATGGGTTACGGGGTGTGCTCTCATCCGCCGAATTGAACACTTTCGAGATCGGAGTCCGCTATCAATTCTATCATGCCCTCGCCTTGCTGGCGGTAGGCATCCTCCTGTACTTCCGGAAAACGCCGATGTTGCCGCGCGCCGGCTGGCTTTTCATCGGGGGAGTAGGCCTGTTTTCCGGCTCCCTTTACTTTTTGTCAGTCAGCGATATTTTTGACCTCCCTACCTCCTTTCTGGGCATGTTAACTCCCATCGGAGGCATTATGCTCATGCTCGGCTGGGCCGCCCTGATATGGTCCACCTTTGAAGAAAGGGAAACCAGGCACCGAAGCGGGGATAAGGACGGCCAAAAAGACTACCTGAGGGAGCCCAGCCCGGAGCCCCAGCAAAAATAG